The following proteins come from a genomic window of Mycobacterium sp. DL:
- a CDS encoding ABC transporter ATP-binding protein produces the protein MTSSPPVLSVRDLGVRIGSRTLVDGVSFDVHREQTLGIVGESGSGKSMTVLAATGLLDAPGARVSGTSTLDDPTGEPVQLVGAPARTLRRVHGARIGFVFQDPGTSLNPLLTLGRQITESLETHRRMTRREANARALELLEAVGLPDPQMRLHAYPHQLSGGQRQRVMIAIALACDPEVLIADEPTTALDVTTQAQIIELVRALQRDFGTAVVWISHDLGVIGQVARDVTVLRNGAAVEQAPIMEVFDHPRDEYTRELLAARPVLDRSGPAAVTDAETLLQVDGLDVRFAVSTPVGRSTVHAVKDVSFRIRRATTLGLVGESGSGKSTVAAALTGLVKPDGGSATLDGTDILHAKGSAGRALRRRIGLVFQDPFSSLNPRARVETSVSEPLRVHGLVDGAAARRARVAELLELVGLPTEFAQRYPHELSGGQRQRVSIARALAAEPDLLILDEATASLDVSVQARVLELLSHLQRELGLTYLLIGHDLAVIRRLSHDVLVMRDGAVVENRPADDLFAAPEQQYTRDLLAAVPPVAPRAAV, from the coding sequence GTGACGAGTTCCCCGCCAGTGCTGAGTGTCCGCGACCTCGGTGTGCGCATCGGGTCGCGCACGCTCGTCGACGGTGTGTCGTTCGACGTCCACCGGGAGCAGACCCTGGGCATCGTGGGTGAGTCGGGTTCGGGCAAGTCGATGACGGTCCTGGCGGCGACCGGCCTGCTCGACGCCCCGGGCGCGCGGGTGTCGGGAACCAGCACCCTCGACGACCCGACCGGCGAACCGGTCCAGTTGGTGGGCGCCCCTGCGCGGACACTGCGCCGCGTGCACGGAGCGCGCATCGGGTTCGTCTTCCAGGATCCCGGGACCTCACTGAACCCCCTGCTGACCCTCGGACGTCAGATCACCGAATCCCTTGAGACACATCGCCGAATGACGCGTCGGGAAGCGAACGCCCGCGCGTTGGAGCTGCTCGAGGCGGTCGGCCTGCCCGACCCCCAGATGCGTCTGCACGCGTACCCGCACCAACTCTCCGGCGGCCAGCGCCAGCGGGTGATGATCGCGATCGCGCTGGCGTGTGACCCCGAAGTGCTTATCGCCGACGAGCCGACGACCGCACTGGACGTCACGACGCAGGCCCAGATCATCGAACTGGTGCGGGCCCTCCAGCGCGATTTCGGGACCGCGGTGGTGTGGATCAGCCACGACCTGGGGGTGATCGGCCAGGTGGCCCGGGACGTGACGGTGCTGCGCAACGGTGCCGCCGTCGAGCAGGCCCCGATCATGGAGGTCTTCGACCACCCGCGCGACGAGTACACCCGCGAGTTGCTCGCCGCGCGACCGGTTCTCGACCGCTCCGGGCCGGCCGCGGTGACCGATGCCGAGACGCTGCTGCAGGTCGACGGACTCGATGTGCGATTCGCCGTGTCGACGCCGGTGGGACGCTCGACGGTGCATGCGGTCAAGGACGTGTCGTTCCGGATTCGCCGTGCGACGACGCTGGGGCTGGTGGGCGAATCCGGTTCGGGCAAGTCCACCGTCGCCGCCGCACTGACCGGCCTGGTGAAGCCCGACGGTGGAAGTGCCACCCTGGACGGCACCGACATCCTGCACGCGAAGGGGTCGGCGGGCAGGGCGCTGCGCCGACGCATCGGCCTGGTGTTCCAGGACCCGTTCTCATCGCTGAATCCTCGTGCCCGAGTGGAGACCTCGGTCTCGGAGCCGCTGCGGGTGCACGGACTGGTCGATGGCGCCGCGGCGCGTCGCGCCCGCGTCGCCGAACTGCTCGAACTCGTCGGGCTGCCAACCGAGTTCGCCCAGCGGTACCCGCACGAACTCTCGGGTGGACAACGTCAGCGGGTGAGCATCGCCCGCGCGCTGGCCGCCGAGCCCGATCTGCTCATCCTCGACGAGGCGACCGCATCGCTGGACGTGTCGGTGCAGGCGAGGGTGCTCGAGCTACTGTCACACCTGCAGCGAGAACTCGGGCTGACCTATCTGCTCATCGGTCATGATCTCGCGGTGATCCGCCGCCTCAGCCATGACGTGCTGGTGATGCGCGACGGTGCGGTCGTCGAGAACCGGCCCGCCGACGACCTGTTCGCCGCCCCCGAGCAGCAGTACACGCGCGACCTGTTGGCGGCGGTTCCCCCGGTCGCGCCCCGCGCCGCTGTCTGA
- a CDS encoding ABC transporter substrate-binding protein, with protein sequence MSRTAVSTAVLRVAAAALTLVVALTGCSTGQRVDLGAGADGLVAAIAGEPDQLDPHKTSAYFSFEVLENVFDTLVEPDENLEMQPALAESWEVSPDELTWTFRLRDGVVFHDGTPLTADDVVFSYRRIIDEELTNSDKFSAVTAVEAPDPLTVVIRTDRPTPNMLTNLGGFKGMAIVSRENVESGQIATRPIGTGPFSFRDQRSGDSITLAANPDYWDGAPEITGVTFRFISEPSTALSALQAGEIDWTDSVPPQRVAQLGEDDSIELAVTPSNDYWYLALNEARAPWNDVRVRQAIAYAVDRQAIVQATSYGTAALNELAIPQGNPWYTPYDRYRDGGIDRARELLQEAGAAPTNLDMLVTNEYPETVTSAQIIADNLAPLGITVDIRTVDFATWLDEQNSGNFDMLMMGWLGNIDPDDFYYAQHHTDGTSNAQKFSDPEVDRLLDAGRVETDRAVRADSYARAATLIADQVSYIYLYNPSVIQAWNPALTGYEARRDGAVRFRDASLTSDGDA encoded by the coding sequence ATGTCGAGAACGGCGGTGTCGACCGCTGTCCTCCGCGTTGCCGCAGCCGCCTTGACCCTTGTCGTGGCACTGACCGGCTGTTCGACGGGGCAACGGGTGGACCTCGGCGCCGGCGCCGACGGACTGGTGGCGGCCATCGCCGGTGAGCCCGACCAACTGGACCCGCACAAGACCTCCGCCTACTTCTCGTTCGAGGTTCTCGAGAACGTGTTCGACACGCTGGTCGAACCCGACGAGAACCTCGAGATGCAGCCTGCTCTGGCCGAGTCGTGGGAGGTCAGTCCCGACGAACTCACCTGGACCTTTCGCCTGCGTGACGGCGTCGTTTTCCACGACGGCACCCCGCTGACCGCCGATGACGTGGTGTTCTCGTACCGCCGGATCATCGACGAGGAGTTGACCAACTCCGACAAGTTCAGCGCGGTCACCGCCGTCGAGGCCCCCGACCCGTTGACGGTGGTGATCCGGACGGATCGTCCGACCCCGAACATGCTCACCAACCTCGGCGGGTTCAAGGGCATGGCGATCGTGTCGCGCGAGAACGTCGAGAGTGGACAGATCGCCACCCGGCCGATCGGAACCGGCCCGTTCAGCTTCCGCGACCAGCGCAGCGGTGACTCCATCACGCTGGCGGCCAATCCGGACTACTGGGACGGGGCACCGGAGATCACCGGGGTGACGTTCCGGTTCATCTCCGAACCGTCCACGGCGCTGTCTGCTCTTCAGGCCGGTGAGATCGACTGGACCGACTCCGTTCCGCCGCAACGGGTCGCACAGCTCGGCGAGGACGATTCCATCGAGCTGGCGGTCACGCCCAGCAACGACTACTGGTATCTCGCTCTCAACGAGGCCCGTGCGCCGTGGAACGACGTCCGGGTGCGACAGGCGATCGCCTACGCAGTCGACCGGCAGGCGATCGTCCAGGCGACCAGTTACGGCACCGCCGCGCTCAACGAACTCGCCATCCCGCAGGGCAATCCCTGGTACACGCCCTACGACCGGTATCGCGACGGCGGCATCGACAGGGCACGGGAACTACTGCAGGAGGCCGGCGCGGCGCCGACGAATCTGGACATGCTGGTCACCAACGAGTATCCCGAGACCGTGACGTCGGCTCAGATCATCGCCGATAACCTTGCGCCACTGGGCATCACCGTCGACATCCGCACCGTCGACTTCGCCACCTGGCTCGACGAGCAGAACTCCGGCAACTTCGACATGTTGATGATGGGATGGCTGGGCAACATCGATCCGGACGACTTCTACTACGCCCAACACCACACCGACGGCACCAGCAACGCACAGAAGTTCTCCGACCCCGAGGTCGACCGGTTGCTCGACGCGGGCCGGGTCGAGACCGACCGCGCCGTGCGGGCCGACTCCTATGCGAGGGCCGCCACCCTGATCGCCGACCAGGTCAGCTACATCTACCTGTACAACCCGTCGGTGATCCAGGCCTGGAATCCGGCGCTGACGGGTTATGAGGCGCGCCGCGACGGCGCGGTCCGGTTCCGCGATGCGTCACTGACGTCGGACGGTGATGCCTAG
- a CDS encoding LLM class F420-dependent oxidoreductase yields MVLFTSDRGITPAAAATLADEHGFTTFYVPEHTHIPIKRDAAHPTTGDETLPDDRYMRTLDPWVSLGTAAAVTTRVRLSTAVALPVEHDPITLAKSIATLDHLSGGRVSLGVGYGWNTDELADHNVPPARRRTMLREYLEAMRALWTHEEAEYHGEFVDFGPSWAWPKPIQTHIPVLVGAAGTEKNFKWIAKSADGWITTPRDITIDEPVKLLQDTWAAADRDGTPTIVALDFKPDPDKLLSWKDLGVTEVLFGLPDRNPDDVARYVERLAGKLDGLGLREGTS; encoded by the coding sequence TTGGTGTTGTTCACCTCTGATCGTGGGATCACCCCGGCCGCGGCGGCCACACTGGCCGACGAGCACGGCTTCACCACGTTCTACGTCCCCGAACACACCCACATCCCCATCAAACGCGACGCCGCCCACCCCACCACCGGCGACGAGACCCTGCCCGATGACCGCTACATGCGCACCCTGGACCCCTGGGTCTCGCTGGGCACCGCCGCCGCGGTCACCACCCGCGTGCGACTGTCCACCGCGGTGGCCCTGCCCGTCGAACACGACCCCATCACCCTGGCCAAATCCATCGCCACCCTCGACCACCTCTCCGGCGGACGGGTCTCACTGGGCGTGGGCTACGGCTGGAACACCGACGAACTCGCCGACCACAACGTGCCCCCCGCCCGGCGGCGCACCATGCTGCGCGAATACCTCGAAGCCATGCGCGCCCTGTGGACCCACGAAGAAGCCGAATACCACGGCGAGTTCGTCGACTTCGGCCCCTCCTGGGCCTGGCCCAAACCCATCCAGACCCACATCCCGGTCCTCGTCGGCGCCGCCGGCACCGAAAAGAACTTCAAGTGGATCGCCAAATCCGCCGACGGCTGGATCACCACCCCCCGCGACATCACCATCGACGAACCCGTCAAACTCCTGCAGGACACCTGGGCCGCCGCCGACCGCGACGGCACCCCCACCATCGTCGCGCTCGACTTCAAACCCGACCCCGACAAACTGCTCAGCTGGAAAGACCTCGGCGTCACCGAAGTCCTCTTCGGCCTACCCGACCGCAACCCCGACGACGTCGCCCGCTACGTCGAACGACTCGCAGGAAAACTCGACGGCCTGGGCCTCCGCGAGGGCACGTCATGA
- a CDS encoding dihydrodipicolinate reductase, whose protein sequence is MRVRGSDVKRVVIWGTGFVGKMVIAEIVKHPNFELVGVGVSNPDKVGREVGELCGLGRTLGLTATDDVEALIALRPDALVHYGPTAAHAEANIELITRFLRAGIDVCSTAMTPWIWPTMNLNPPNWIEPITVACELGESSCFTTGIDPGFANDLFPMTLMGLCSEVRRVRASELLDYTNYEGDYDREMGIGRPPEYRPMLENPDILVFAWGATVPMIADAAGIMLDDITTTWEKWVTPEARKTAKGVIEPGNVAAVRFTINGVYRGETRIQLEHVNRIGYDAAPDWPSGNENDVYRVDIEGTPSIFQETAFRFTDGSGRDAAAAGCLATGLRALNAVPAVNDLSPGWVTALDLPLIPGAGTIR, encoded by the coding sequence GTGCGTGTGCGCGGATCCGACGTCAAGCGAGTGGTGATCTGGGGAACCGGATTCGTCGGCAAGATGGTGATCGCCGAGATCGTCAAACACCCGAACTTCGAACTGGTCGGCGTCGGAGTCAGCAACCCCGACAAGGTCGGTCGTGAGGTCGGAGAGCTCTGCGGGCTCGGTCGCACCCTCGGGCTGACCGCCACCGACGACGTCGAGGCGCTGATCGCGCTGCGCCCCGACGCACTCGTGCACTACGGCCCGACAGCGGCGCACGCCGAGGCCAACATCGAACTGATCACCCGCTTCCTGCGCGCCGGTATCGACGTCTGCTCGACGGCGATGACACCGTGGATCTGGCCGACGATGAACCTCAACCCGCCGAACTGGATCGAACCCATCACGGTGGCGTGCGAGCTGGGGGAGTCGTCGTGTTTCACCACCGGCATCGACCCCGGGTTCGCCAACGACCTGTTCCCGATGACACTGATGGGGCTGTGCTCGGAAGTGCGCCGGGTCCGGGCCTCCGAACTGCTGGACTACACCAACTACGAGGGCGACTACGACCGCGAGATGGGCATCGGCAGACCGCCCGAGTACCGGCCGATGCTGGAGAACCCCGACATCCTGGTGTTCGCCTGGGGGGCAACGGTTCCGATGATCGCCGACGCGGCGGGAATCATGCTCGACGACATCACCACCACGTGGGAGAAATGGGTGACACCCGAGGCGCGCAAGACCGCCAAAGGCGTCATCGAACCGGGCAACGTGGCCGCCGTTCGGTTCACCATCAACGGGGTGTACCGCGGTGAGACGCGCATCCAGCTCGAGCACGTCAACCGCATCGGCTACGACGCGGCACCCGACTGGCCTTCGGGCAACGAGAACGACGTCTACCGCGTCGACATCGAAGGAACCCCCAGCATCTTCCAGGAGACCGCGTTCCGGTTCACCGACGGGTCGGGGCGCGATGCCGCTGCCGCCGGCTGTCTGGCCACCGGGTTGCGCGCCCTCAATGCGGTGCCCGCCGTCAACGATCTGTCGCCGGGCTGGGTCACCGCTCTCGACCTACCGCTGATCCCGGGCGCCGGCACCATCCGCTAG
- a CDS encoding YciI family protein yields the protein MYYLALLYWREDPVTADPETAEFAEDVARYAAFDEVAGAAIVGGAALYPAGEAVSVRHGATDPIVTDGPFVEAAEVIGGIMVLDRDNLDDALELAAQIPAAGDAGGAVELWPMVDYRQDEGAQADWWLALLFEPRDMTLDPGSAEWNRGVEEHVVFGEKHGGVIRGGGALHPAVAATTVRVRDGQMVVTDGPFAESAEVVNGLYYLAAADRDGAVTLAAQIPVGDKGGIELRRVVDMGG from the coding sequence ATGTACTACTTGGCCCTGCTGTACTGGCGCGAAGATCCGGTGACGGCGGACCCCGAGACCGCGGAGTTCGCAGAGGATGTGGCACGGTATGCGGCTTTCGACGAGGTGGCGGGCGCGGCGATCGTCGGCGGGGCCGCCCTGTACCCGGCCGGCGAAGCGGTATCGGTTCGCCACGGCGCGACGGATCCGATCGTCACCGACGGACCGTTCGTCGAGGCGGCGGAGGTGATCGGGGGAATCATGGTGCTCGACCGCGACAACCTCGACGACGCGCTCGAACTCGCCGCTCAGATCCCGGCGGCAGGCGACGCCGGCGGCGCGGTCGAGCTGTGGCCCATGGTGGACTACCGGCAGGATGAAGGCGCGCAGGCGGATTGGTGGCTGGCGTTGCTCTTCGAACCACGCGACATGACACTCGATCCGGGGTCCGCCGAATGGAACCGCGGCGTCGAAGAGCATGTGGTGTTCGGCGAGAAGCATGGCGGGGTGATCCGTGGCGGTGGCGCGCTCCACCCGGCGGTCGCCGCAACGACGGTTCGGGTCCGTGACGGGCAGATGGTGGTCACCGACGGCCCGTTCGCGGAGTCGGCCGAGGTGGTCAACGGTCTGTACTACCTCGCTGCCGCCGATCGCGACGGCGCCGTGACCCTGGCCGCGCAGATCCCGGTCGGCGACAAGGGCGGTATCGAGCTGCGTCGGGTCGTCGATATGGGCGGGTGA
- a CDS encoding ABC transporter permease, translating to MTTTESTGSTRVASWRLLARNPITLVSALTLAAVAVIAVAASWIAPFGVNDIDVPNALQPPSGDHWFGTDELGRDVLSRVLVAIQASMQIAVVSVTFAVVVGLTIGLLAGYRGGWLDTVLMRVVDVMFAFPVLLLALAIVAILGPGVPTTILAIGIVFTPIFARVARASTLGVRTEPYVAVSRAMGAGDLYILRRHIVPNIAGPLIVQTSLSLAFAILSEAALSFLGLGIQPPQPSLGRMIFDSQGFVTLAWWMAVFPGAAIFVIVLAFNLFGDGLRDVLDPKQRTMIEARRRE from the coding sequence ATGACGACGACGGAGAGCACCGGTTCGACACGAGTGGCGTCATGGCGGCTGCTCGCGCGGAATCCCATCACTCTCGTCAGCGCGCTGACGTTGGCCGCGGTGGCCGTCATCGCGGTGGCCGCGAGCTGGATCGCGCCCTTCGGTGTCAACGACATCGATGTTCCCAACGCTCTGCAACCACCCAGTGGCGACCACTGGTTCGGCACCGACGAGTTGGGCCGAGACGTGTTGTCCCGGGTGCTGGTCGCCATCCAGGCGTCCATGCAGATCGCCGTCGTGAGCGTGACGTTCGCCGTGGTGGTCGGGTTGACCATCGGCCTCCTGGCCGGATATCGCGGCGGCTGGCTCGACACCGTGCTGATGCGTGTTGTCGACGTGATGTTCGCGTTCCCGGTGCTGCTGCTGGCGCTGGCCATCGTCGCCATCCTCGGACCCGGGGTGCCCACCACCATCCTGGCGATCGGCATCGTGTTCACGCCGATCTTCGCGCGGGTGGCGCGGGCCAGCACTCTGGGAGTGCGCACCGAACCGTATGTGGCGGTCTCGCGGGCGATGGGCGCCGGCGACCTGTACATCCTGCGCCGCCACATCGTGCCCAACATCGCCGGTCCGTTGATCGTGCAGACCTCCCTCTCACTGGCCTTCGCCATCCTGTCCGAGGCCGCACTGTCGTTCCTCGGTCTGGGAATCCAGCCCCCGCAGCCGTCGCTGGGCCGGATGATCTTCGACTCCCAGGGTTTCGTGACGCTGGCGTGGTGGATGGCCGTCTTCCCGGGTGCCGCGATCTTTGTCATCGTGCTCGCATTCAACCTGTTCGGCGACGGGTTGCGCGATGTGCTCGATCCCAAGCAGCGCACCATGATCGAGGCCCGGAGGCGCGAGTGA
- a CDS encoding SDR family oxidoreductase has translation MTQLSGKVALVTGASAGLGAATARLFAERGAKVFGIARDASRMTEVFADVPGGAFASVDISSPQACAQAVADCVAHFGRLDVLANVAGFHQMRHTVTTSDEDWETDLAVNLNGPFYLCRAALPHLLETGGNIVNVSSIAGVEGEVYSAGYCAAKHGLIGLTRALAVEFTKERLRVNAICPGGMPTAQATEFQAPENADWDLIMRIASPRGFMETVDVAKTIAFLASDDAAAIHGAVYRVDNGKGAG, from the coding sequence ATGACTCAGTTGAGCGGGAAAGTCGCGTTGGTCACCGGTGCGTCAGCAGGTCTGGGCGCGGCGACGGCCCGGTTGTTCGCCGAGCGGGGGGCGAAGGTCTTCGGCATCGCCAGGGATGCCTCGCGCATGACAGAGGTGTTCGCCGACGTTCCGGGCGGAGCCTTCGCCTCGGTGGACATCTCGTCACCGCAGGCCTGCGCGCAGGCCGTCGCGGATTGTGTCGCGCACTTCGGGCGTCTCGACGTTCTTGCCAATGTCGCAGGCTTCCACCAGATGCGGCACACGGTGACGACGTCGGACGAAGACTGGGAAACCGACCTCGCGGTGAACCTCAACGGACCGTTCTACCTGTGCCGCGCGGCCCTGCCGCACCTCCTGGAGACCGGCGGCAACATCGTCAACGTGTCGTCGATCGCAGGCGTCGAGGGTGAGGTGTACTCGGCGGGCTACTGCGCGGCTAAGCACGGGCTGATCGGCTTGACCCGCGCGCTGGCCGTCGAGTTCACCAAGGAGCGGCTTCGAGTCAACGCGATCTGCCCCGGGGGCATGCCGACCGCGCAGGCCACGGAGTTCCAGGCACCGGAGAACGCCGACTGGGACCTGATCATGCGCATCGCCTCACCGCGTGGGTTCATGGAAACCGTCGATGTGGCCAAGACGATCGCGTTCCTGGCCAGCGACGACGCTGCGGCGATCCACGGCGCGGTGTACCGGGTGGACAACGGCAAGGGCGCGGGCTGA
- a CDS encoding ABC transporter permease, translated as MSATATSSATSLLTHPIVRFVARRLMYSAVVLFGVLVLVFALVHLVPGDPVRIALGTRYTPESYDALRAASGMDRPIVSQFFGYLGSALTGDLGVSFRNGDPVTVTLLERLPATLSLGFAGMAIALLIALPAGIYSALREGRISDGIVRITSQFGVSVPDFWLGILLIALFSTTLGWLPTSGYRPLFGDPGGWLRHIILPALTVGVVAAAIMTRYVRSAVLEVAAMGYVRTARSKGLSPRVVTLRHTVRNALVPILTITGIQLATILGGVIVVEVVFAWPGLGRLVFNAVAARDYPLIQGAVLLIAALFLLINLLVDVLYAVVDPRIRLA; from the coding sequence ATGTCCGCTACGGCCACTTCCTCCGCTACGTCCCTGCTGACCCATCCGATCGTCCGCTTCGTCGCACGCAGGCTGATGTATTCGGCTGTCGTGCTGTTCGGCGTGCTGGTGCTGGTTTTTGCACTGGTGCATCTGGTGCCCGGGGACCCGGTCCGGATCGCCCTGGGCACCCGCTACACGCCGGAGTCCTACGACGCGTTGCGCGCCGCCAGCGGGATGGACCGCCCGATCGTCTCGCAGTTCTTCGGCTACCTCGGGTCGGCGCTGACCGGCGATCTCGGGGTCAGCTTCCGCAATGGCGACCCCGTCACCGTGACACTGCTGGAGCGACTGCCTGCGACGCTGTCGCTGGGATTCGCCGGTATGGCGATCGCGTTGCTGATCGCGTTGCCGGCGGGCATCTACTCGGCGCTGCGCGAAGGCCGGATCAGCGACGGGATCGTCCGCATCACAAGCCAATTCGGCGTCTCGGTGCCGGATTTCTGGCTGGGCATCCTGCTGATCGCCCTCTTCTCGACGACGCTGGGCTGGCTGCCTACTTCGGGGTACCGGCCGCTGTTCGGCGACCCAGGCGGCTGGTTGCGCCACATCATCCTGCCTGCCCTCACCGTCGGCGTCGTGGCGGCGGCGATCATGACCCGCTATGTCCGGTCGGCTGTGCTCGAGGTAGCCGCGATGGGCTACGTGCGCACCGCCCGGTCCAAGGGCCTGTCACCGCGCGTGGTCACGCTGCGCCACACCGTCCGCAACGCGCTGGTCCCGATACTCACCATCACCGGGATCCAGCTCGCGACGATCCTCGGCGGTGTCATCGTCGTGGAGGTGGTGTTCGCCTGGCCTGGGCTGGGACGGCTGGTGTTCAACGCCGTGGCGGCCAGGGACTACCCGTTGATCCAGGGCGCGGTGCTTCTGATCGCCGCGCTGTTCCTGCTGATCAACCTGCTCGTTGATGTGCTCTACGCGGTGGTCGACCCGAGGATCCGGCTGGCATGA
- a CDS encoding sigma-70 family RNA polymerase sigma factor, producing the protein MNIDRVYREEFGRAVATVARLVGDIGLAEDAVQDAFADALRTWPRGGPPENAGAWITTAARNRAIDRLRRESLRATKETDASTLLPPPGDGEVFPVPDDQLRLLFTCCHPALPPDGRVALTLRLVCGLRTVEIARAFMQPEKTIAQRITRAKAKIRTAGIPLRVPPRHLLSDRVTDVLAAVYLVFAEGYFATEGDHVVRGELCTEAVRLGRLLCELMPDESEAHALLALMVLDDSRRAQRVGPDGELVPLEEQDRSRWNAALIADGMSHLRRAVSLGRGPYLAQAGIAAAHASAPSWETTDWRVIVAAYDELTAWSASPAVRLNRAVAVGFLRGFGVGLAELDAVGTDSRVAQGHTLAAARADLLRRLGRTSEAADQYRLAVARVRNTQTRRFLQRRLEEVLLADGAGARDQR; encoded by the coding sequence GTGAACATCGACCGGGTCTACCGCGAGGAGTTCGGCCGGGCAGTGGCAACGGTCGCTCGCCTCGTGGGCGACATCGGGCTCGCCGAGGACGCAGTGCAGGACGCTTTCGCCGATGCGCTGCGCACATGGCCCCGCGGCGGGCCGCCCGAGAATGCCGGCGCCTGGATCACCACCGCTGCCCGCAACCGGGCCATCGATCGACTCCGCCGCGAGTCGCTGCGCGCGACGAAGGAGACCGACGCGTCGACGCTGCTCCCGCCTCCGGGTGACGGGGAGGTGTTCCCGGTGCCCGATGACCAACTGCGGCTGCTGTTCACCTGCTGCCATCCGGCCCTCCCGCCGGACGGGCGCGTCGCGTTGACGCTGCGGCTGGTCTGCGGACTTCGCACGGTGGAGATCGCCCGAGCCTTCATGCAGCCGGAAAAGACCATCGCGCAACGGATCACCAGAGCGAAGGCCAAGATTCGCACTGCGGGTATCCCGCTGCGGGTGCCGCCCCGACACCTGCTGTCGGACCGGGTCACCGATGTGCTCGCCGCCGTCTACCTCGTCTTCGCGGAGGGCTACTTCGCAACCGAGGGTGACCACGTCGTGCGTGGCGAACTGTGCACGGAGGCGGTCCGACTCGGACGCCTGCTGTGTGAGCTGATGCCCGACGAGTCCGAAGCACATGCGCTGCTGGCGTTGATGGTTCTCGACGACAGCCGGCGCGCTCAGCGTGTCGGCCCGGACGGTGAGTTGGTTCCCCTCGAGGAGCAGGACCGCAGCAGATGGAATGCGGCGTTGATCGCCGACGGGATGTCTCACCTGCGACGCGCGGTGTCGCTCGGCCGTGGGCCCTACCTGGCGCAGGCGGGAATCGCCGCGGCGCACGCGAGCGCGCCGAGTTGGGAGACGACCGACTGGCGGGTGATCGTCGCGGCCTATGACGAGCTGACGGCCTGGTCGGCCTCACCCGCGGTGCGCCTGAATCGTGCTGTGGCAGTCGGGTTTCTGCGTGGGTTTGGGGTCGGACTCGCCGAGCTCGACGCCGTCGGAACCGATTCCCGGGTCGCGCAAGGCCATACACTCGCGGCGGCACGTGCGGACCTGTTGCGTCGGCTGGGTCGAACGTCTGAGGCCGCCGATCAGTACCGACTCGCCGTCGCCCGGGTACGGAACACCCAGACCCGGCGTTTTCTGCAGCGCAGGCTCGAGGAGGTGTTGCTAGCGGATGGTGCCGGCGCCCGGGATCAGCGGTAG